The genomic DNA ACGGCAGATATACCCGCAGGGCATGAGCCTACCCGAGGTCGCCCAGGGCCAGCAGCGGTGGCAGCAGTCCGCGGACGTGTACCAGGGTGTTGACCAGCACGGGAACTGGACCCGCAAGACCGGCCAGGCCATCAGCGACGAATCGCTGCACCGGGCGGCCCGGGCTGTCGAGAACCTGGACGAATTTTCGCGCGAGCTGCGCCGGATCCACGAGCACAGCAAGGAGGTGGTCGGCGGGACCAAGACGCTGGAGGCCCTGGGAGCCCTGCGCCTTCGCTCCGGCGGCTCCGCCAACCTGGTTGCCGTGGACAACATCAACTTCGCCACCAGCCGGGACCGGACCCTCATCGTGGGCCAGGACCGGCACGAGGTGGCCGGCCGGCACATGGTATCCTTGGTCAAGGGCGATATGGAGGAGACTGCCCACGGCAACCGGACAGAGGACGTGGGCGGCAACCGGACGGAATCGACCGGCGGCGATCACACCTCGGACGTGGGCGGCGAGTCCGTCGAGACCGTGGACGGCAACAAGACCATCGCGGCCCTCCACATCAACCTGGAAGCCTCCACCATCCGCCTGGGCCAGCCCGGCTCCGGCATCAGCCTCCTGCCCACCATCATCAGCTTCATGGAAGAGATCCGCTGCGCCCTGCACGACATCGCCATCCACCAGCACAACGGCAGCGTCCCCCCCGACAACGGCGGCGAAATCGACGGCCACTCAACAGCAGTCGGCACCCTGAAGGGGAACATGGGGACGATCAGCGGTTAGGGGCAGATATGAGGTCCATATCCGAGGAAGGTAAAAACCTCGACAACAGCAACTGCCGCTGTCGCTACAGCCGCCATAATCGCGAATAACCCTTGCATCCACGTAAGGGTTATTTTCTTGCTCAGTGCGATCTGCTCTCCATCAAAATAGAGCGCACCGTTTCCCCCCACTCCCAGCTTATCCATCTCCCCAATGGTTATTGGGCGAACCCCTGTCGGCCAATGTGGATATGGCCGTTCTCCTTGTCCACGACTTGTTCCTTCTGTCGCCATAAAACCTCCTCGTTATGTCTCATATGCCTAGGTCGGAAGAAAAAGAAAAGCAGCCCAAAAAATCACTCCTCCGCTCCCGCCTTCGAGCTTTTTCGTCAAAATTTTGTGCAATATCGTGAATGCGCAAAACGGCCACGCGAAGTATGGGGCTGTAAGGCTCTAAAACATTGATCAATCCTGCACGACCGGCAAAGGAATGCAGGGCCATGCGAAATACATGAACCCCCAGCAAACTGACTCGCAATCAGTTTGTCACTAGAGCCATGCGGCTTCCGCCAGTTTTTTCAAAACGCGCGACTTCTCTGACAAGCGAAATTGGCCCC from Pseudodesulfovibrio aespoeensis Aspo-2 includes the following:
- a CDS encoding bacteriophage T4 gp5 trimerisation domain-containing protein, whose protein sequence is MRKAIEKVILKIFPELSGGLHLDRYARVLAVSDAPAAGGPSERFRPRYAVDLEILTPDGARDEAFPVYEAVPLPVPAGCGQEAGLYAFPEPGALVVIGFAYGRADHPLVRQIYPQGMSLPEVAQGQQRWQQSADVYQGVDQHGNWTRKTGQAISDESLHRAARAVENLDEFSRELRRIHEHSKEVVGGTKTLEALGALRLRSGGSANLVAVDNINFATSRDRTLIVGQDRHEVAGRHMVSLVKGDMEETAHGNRTEDVGGNRTESTGGDHTSDVGGESVETVDGNKTIAALHINLEASTIRLGQPGSGISLLPTIISFMEEIRCALHDIAIHQHNGSVPPDNGGEIDGHSTAVGTLKGNMGTISG